In a single window of the Daphnia carinata strain CSIRO-1 chromosome 4, CSIRO_AGI_Dcar_HiC_V3, whole genome shotgun sequence genome:
- the LOC130694674 gene encoding protein takeout-like produces MWAAIFFVTLIASTSAGKFGDSLKQCDSNNQAALNNCLFKIVEDLKPFMPTGIPEINVPVLDPMFISSINLVQGEFRSTFSQIQVRGLSKFITNSVTADPDAMTMKLRLSIPELRITGQYKVSGRIFVLAVEGTGTFWNILSNVTVDATSNLVLKGNPPNQNLQVANNALDLNVGKMRMRLNNLFNGDPILGETVNNFLNENSQEVFAEVKPEMARQVGELVIKVMNDAMGALPAEKFVSTRRRT; encoded by the exons ATGTGGGCGGCAATATTTTTCGTCACTTTAATTGCATCGACGTCAGCTGGGAAATTTG GTGATTCCCTTAAACAGTGCGACTCCAATAACCAAGCTGCCTTAAACAATTGCCTTTTTAAGATCGTCGAGGATTTGAAACCTTTCATGCCCACAG GAATTCCGGAAATCAATGTCCCCGTTTTG GATCCGATGTTCATCAGCAGCATTAATTTGGTGCAAGGCGAATTCAGGTCGACTTTCTCTCAGATCCAAGTCCGTGGATTGTCCAAGTTCATCACTAACAGTGTGAC GGCCGATCCGGATGCGATGACAATGAAACTTCGACTTTCAATTCCCGAGTTGCGTATAACTGGTCAGTACAAAGTTTCTGGAAGGATCTTCGTTCTTGCTGTCGAAGGAACTGGCACATTTTGGAACATTCTAA GCAACGTCACTGTTGACGCCACGAGCAATTTAGTTTTGAAGGGAAATCCACCAAACCAGAACCTCCAGGTGGCCAACAACGCCCTTGACTTAAATGTTGGCAAAATGCGTATGAGGTTGAACAACCTTTTCAACGGTGATCCCATTTTAG GCGAGACAGTTAACAATTTCCTGAATGAGAACTCGCAAGAAGTCTTCGCTGAAGTGAAACCAGAAATGGCCAGACAAGTAGGAGAACTCGTCATTAAAGTTATGAACGATGCCATGGGTGCCCTTCCAGCTGAAAAGTTTGTGTCGACCAGGAGGAGAACATGA